From a region of the Cyprinus carpio isolate SPL01 chromosome A18, ASM1834038v1, whole genome shotgun sequence genome:
- the LOC109111837 gene encoding ribonuclease P protein subunit p25-like protein → MELSIDRDARLSVPGQTTSVSASLPLLKQTHAGGFKKVCRIEEESTCPFPGLPAGVLEMRVKEGSKIRNLMGFAMARMQDEARDASQTGLRQVVFTGSGRAVTKTITCAEIMKRKLGGLHQMTKLQYKGLREVWESQEEGDSEVTVHRTLPSISILLSKDPLDPLEPGYQPPENSLWEERSGGGAPQTAETETLTEPQAKRVCL, encoded by the coding sequence ATGGAGCTCAGCATCGATCGGGACGCCCGGCTGTCCGTTCCGGGTCAGACTACAAGCGTCTCCGCCTCGTTGCCTTTGCTTAAACAGACTCACGCGGGCGGCTTTAAGAAAGTGTGTCGGATTGAAGAGGAAAGCACGTGTCCGTTCCCCGGCCTGCCGGCAGGTGTGCTGGAAATGAGGGTGAAGGAGGGCAGCAAAATTCGCAATCTCATGGGTTTCGCCATGGCGCGCATGCAGGACGAAGCCCGGGACGCCAGTCAAACCGGACTGAGACAAGTAGTGTTCACCGGGTCCGGACGAGCCGTGACCAAAACCATCACGTGCGCTGAGATCATGAAAAGAAAGCTCGGCGGTCTCCATCAGATGACCAAGCTGCAGTACAAGGGTCTGCGAGAGGTCTGGGAGAGCCAAGAAGAAGGCGATTCGGAGGTGACCGTCCACCGGACGCTTCCCTCCATCAGCATCCTGCTCTCCAAAGACCCGCTGGACCCGCTGGAACCGGGCTACCAGCCTCCGGAGAACAGCTTGTGGGAGGAGAGGAGCGGAGGAGGCGCTCCGCAGACGGCTGAGACTGAGACTCTGACGGAGCCACAGGCGAAGAGAGTCTGTCTCTGA